The following is a genomic window from Bosea sp. RAC05.
TCTCGGGCCGGCGGACCGCCCTCGTCGCGCCCTGGTCGAAGGCCAAGGGCGAAACCTTTCCGCTGTTTCGCGAAGCGGGTGAGGGGTCGGCGGTTGTCGCGCGGCTCGAATCCGGCGTCATCGCGAATGTCGCGTCCTGCGCCGGCAACTGGTGCCGGGTGAGCATCGGCGGCACCGAAGGCTATCTGCGCCAGGACCGGCTCTGGGGCGTGTATCCCAACGAAAAGGTGGACTGAGGCCCCGAGCGGCGCCCTTACTGCGTCGCGCTGTCGATCTTGCGCAGCCGCACTACGACGTCGACGCGGGCGATCTCATAGCCCGCGGGCGGCTCGGGAAGGGCCGCGACATCGACCGCCTCGGCGGGAATGTCGATCACCGTGTTCTCGCCATCGACGACGAAGTGATGGTGTTCGCTGCTGTCGGTGTCGAAGAACGTCTTGGCGCCGTCGATCGCCAGCTCCCGCAGCAGTCCGGCCTGGGTGAACTGGTGCAGCGTGTTGTAGATCGTCGCCAGCGAGACCGGGATCTTCTCCTTCATCGCCTCTTCGTAGAGCATCTCGGCGCTGATGTGCCGGTCGCCGCGGGCGAACAGGACCCAGCCGAGAGAGACGCGCTGGCGCGTCGGACGCAGACCCACGCGCCGCAGCCTCTGGCGAATGTCATGGAACGGGCAGCCCCGGCGTGCGGTCGATCCATAGCCCTCGTCATGGGAAGTGAGATCGCTCATCGCTGCTGGCCGAGCCTCCTCCAGGGTCGCGGACACAGGCGTCCGCTCCAGTTGAGAATGGATGTAAGGCTTCGCGCCACGCCTCGCAAGCCGGCTCCGGAGCGCTTGAGCGCGGGGGGCGCTGTCGGCCACCCCGGGAGGGCGCATGCGCCCTTTCGTTCGGGCAGGGCGGCGTGTTAGGCACGCTTGGAGACGGCCGCATCCGACGGCCTGGATGGAGCGACACGGGATATGCAGCGGCAATCGTCTTTCAGCTACGAGGAGATCCTCGCCTGTGGTCGCGGGGAGCTGTTCGGGCCGGGCAACGCGCAGCTGCCGCTGCCGCCGATGCTGATGTTCGACCGCATCACCGAGATCGCCGAAGATGGCGGCCCCAACGGCAAGGGCTTCGTGCGCGCCGAATTCGACATCAAGCCGGATCTCTGGTTCTTCGACTGCCACTTCAAGGGCGATCCGGTGATGCCGGGCTGCCTGGGCCTCGATGCCCTCTGGCAGTTGACCGGTTTCTTCCTCGGCTGGCTCGGTCTTCCCGGCCGCGGGCGGGCGCTCGGCGTCGGCGAGGTCAAGTTCGCCGACCAGGTGCTGCCCTCGGTCAAGCAGGTCGTCTACGGCGTCGAGTTCAAGCGCGTCTTCAAATCCAAGCTCGTGCTCGGCATCGCCGATGGCTGGCTGGAGGCCGACGGCAAGCGCATCTACACGGTCAGCGACATGCGCGTCGGCCTGTTCAAGCCCGAGGCGGCGTAAGGCGTCCGGGATCGCTTCGGAGAGACGCTCCGGGGCGATGCCGTTGGGGGAAAACCGCGGTGCGGCCTTGCGCGCGCCGGCCGCGCGGTCCATTTGCGCGGGATCGACGAGCGCGCCGGACCCTGTTCCGTCCGGCTCAGGCGCCATGAAGCCGGAGAAGAGAGCATGAGACGCGTGGTGGTCACCGGGATGGGCATCGTCTCGTCCATCGGCAACAATACGCAGGAAGTGCTGTCCTCGCTCCATGAAGCGAAATCCGGCATCTCCTTCATGCCGGTTTTTGCCGAGCATGGGTTCCGCAGCCGCGTCGCCGGCGTGCCGACACTCGACCCCTCGACCGTGCTCGACCGCCGTGCCATGCGCTTCCATGGCGGTGGCTCGGCCTGGAACCAGGTTGCGATGGAGCAGGCCATCGCCGATGCCGGTCTCGAGGAGAAAGAGATCAGCCACGAGCGCACGGGCATCGTCATGGGCTCGGGTGGACCCTCGACCCGCGCCCTGATCGACGCCTACGACAAGGCGCGCGAGAGCGGCTCCTCCAAGAAGGTCGGCCCCTTCGCCGTGCCCAAGGGCATGTCCTCGACCGCGTCCGCCACGCTGGCGACCTGGTTCAAGATCAAGGGCGTCAATTATTCGATCTCCTCGGCCTGCGCGACCTCCAACCACTGCATCGGCAACGCCTACGAGCTGATTCAGTGGGGCAAGCAGGACGTCATCTTCGCCGGCGGCTGCGAGGAACTGG
Proteins encoded in this region:
- the fabA gene encoding 3-hydroxyacyl-[acyl-carrier-protein] dehydratase FabA; translated protein: MQRQSSFSYEEILACGRGELFGPGNAQLPLPPMLMFDRITEIAEDGGPNGKGFVRAEFDIKPDLWFFDCHFKGDPVMPGCLGLDALWQLTGFFLGWLGLPGRGRALGVGEVKFADQVLPSVKQVVYGVEFKRVFKSKLVLGIADGWLEADGKRIYTVSDMRVGLFKPEAA
- the irr gene encoding Fur family transcriptional regulator Irr, whose translation is MSDLTSHDEGYGSTARRGCPFHDIRQRLRRVGLRPTRQRVSLGWVLFARGDRHISAEMLYEEAMKEKIPVSLATIYNTLHQFTQAGLLRELAIDGAKTFFDTDSSEHHHFVVDGENTVIDIPAEAVDVAALPEPPAGYEIARVDVVVRLRKIDSATQ